TGCTGGTGGTGTGCCGCATCGTCCTGTCTAGCCTCGTCGAGCGGCCGGCGCACGAATTATGGTGGCTCGCAACGGCCGCCACGACGGTGGGCCTCTGGCTCGAACCCGTCCGCGACACCCTCAACTTCGGACAGATCAACATCGTGCTGATGACGCTCGTCGTCGTCGACGTACTGCTGGGCCGCGGCAAGTGGTGGAACGGGCTGCTCGTCGGACTCGCCATCTCGATCAAGCTCACCCCCGCGGTGTTCCTGCTGTTCTTCTTCGTCCGCCGGGACTGGCGCGCACTCGGCGTGGCCGCGGCGTCAGCGGTCGCCTACGCCGCCCTCGGCCATCTCCTGACACCGAACGACTCGCGCACCTACTGGACATCGACCCTCTTCGACACCGACCGCATCGGGAGTCCGCACTTCGCGAACAACCAATCGATCAAGGGTGAGCTCGGCAGGCTCGGCATCGAGTCCGACGTCGCGTGGTTCCTCGTCTCGCTGATCGTCGGCCTGTTCATCGCCTGGGTCGCGTGGCGTCTGCTGTCGGTTGCACCGGCGGGTCCACAACCGTCCGGCCCGCACGATGTCGCGGCACTGATGGCAGTCGCGTTCGCCGCGCTGTACTGCTCGCCGGTCGCGTGGGACCACAGCTGGGTCTGGGTGGTCCCGCTGCTGATCCTGTTGACCTTCCTCGCGACCAGGCCCGCGGCGTCGGCGATGTGGTGGTGGCTCGTCGGTTTCGGGCTCGTCATCTTCGCCGTCGCGCCGCATCAGCGAATCCCGCAGCGGTACGACGCCGAGTTGTCCTGGGTCTGGTGGCAGCATCTCGTCGGGTCGTCGTACCTGCTCTGGGGTCTGGCGGTGCTGGTCGCGCTGGGGGTCTCGGCGCCCCGCGTGCTGACGTCCCGACGGTCGGGCGACACGCTCGCACAACCTGCGTGAACACCCCGTCTGCACACCCCCCTTGAAACAGACGCTAAAATCCGTTCCAATGGTGCATAGTGATGTAACGCACATCGGAACAACGGGGAGTGGCAGGTCCATGACGAGTCGGAAAAAGCAGATCCAGAGCGTGCTGGCGAAGGCGAGCAGCATGTACCCGAGCTCGGAGCGTCCGCTGGCCGAGCCGCCCGCCGGATCCGATCTCAAGCCGGTGATGGGTGACCCAGGGGTTCCGTGGCTCGGCAACACCCTCGAAGCGCTCGTCGACCCGCTCAAGTCGGCCATGGAACGTTTTGAGCGGTACGGACAGGTCTCCTGGTCGGGTGCGCTGGGGATGAACATGGTCACCCTCGTCGGTCCGGACGCGATCGAAGCGGTGTGGATGAACCGCAAGAAGGCGTTCTCGAGCGAACTCGGCTGGGAACCGATGATCGGCCCGTTCTTCCGCCGGGGCGTGATGCTGATGGACTTCGACGAGCACATGCAGCACCGCCGCATCATGCAGCAGGCGTTCAGCCGCCCCCGCCTCACCGGCTACCTCGACATCATGACCCCGCACATCGAGAAGACCCTCGCCAACTGGGAGGTGGGCAACGGCTTCAAGATGTACTCCCGGACCAAGGACCTCACCCTGTCGCTGGCGACCGAAGTCTTCATGGGTGCTCACGTCAGCGAGTCCGAGGCCCACCGACTGGAGCACGCCTTCGAGGCGGCGGTTCGCGGCGGTCAGGCGATCGTGCGCAAGGACGTCGGCAACTGGACCTGGGCCAAGGGGCTCCGGGGCCGCGAGGTGCTGCAGGAGTACTTCCGCTCCGAGATCCCGCTGCGTCGCGGCAACGACGCCGACGACCTGTTCAGCGTGCTCTGCAACGCCGAGAGCGACGAGGGCGAGACGTTCTCCGACGAGGACATCGTCAACCACATGATCTTCGTGATGATGGCTGCACACGACACCAGCACCATCGCGCTGTCGATGATGACCTACTTCCTCGGCAAGCACCCCGAGTGGCAGCAGCGCCTGCGCGAGGAGTCCCTGGCCCTCGACAAGCCGACGATCGACTACGACGACGTCGACAAGCTCCCCAGCATGGAGCTGGCCTTCAAGGAGACGCTGCGCCTCAACGCCCCGGTCGGGATGCTCTTCCGCATGGCGATCGAGGACA
The genomic region above belongs to Gordonia hongkongensis and contains:
- a CDS encoding glycosyltransferase 87 family protein; this translates as MTAVNPRRALDRYLGSARARWATLAVFLISSAVAIVVLPNQPPAPYRIDFDVYRMGGQVLLDGGDLYGILPRLAEGSYLPFTYPPLAAALFSIFTVVPLSLGQALFTAISIGCLLVVCRIVLSSLVERPAHELWWLATAATTVGLWLEPVRDTLNFGQINIVLMTLVVVDVLLGRGKWWNGLLVGLAISIKLTPAVFLLFFFVRRDWRALGVAAASAVAYAALGHLLTPNDSRTYWTSTLFDTDRIGSPHFANNQSIKGELGRLGIESDVAWFLVSLIVGLFIAWVAWRLLSVAPAGPQPSGPHDVAALMAVAFAALYCSPVAWDHSWVWVVPLLILLTFLATRPAASAMWWWLVGFGLVIFAVAPHQRIPQRYDAELSWVWWQHLVGSSYLLWGLAVLVALGVSAPRVLTSRRSGDTLAQPA
- a CDS encoding cytochrome P450 — its product is MTSRKKQIQSVLAKASSMYPSSERPLAEPPAGSDLKPVMGDPGVPWLGNTLEALVDPLKSAMERFERYGQVSWSGALGMNMVTLVGPDAIEAVWMNRKKAFSSELGWEPMIGPFFRRGVMLMDFDEHMQHRRIMQQAFSRPRLTGYLDIMTPHIEKTLANWEVGNGFKMYSRTKDLTLSLATEVFMGAHVSESEAHRLEHAFEAAVRGGQAIVRKDVGNWTWAKGLRGREVLQEYFRSEIPLRRGNDADDLFSVLCNAESDEGETFSDEDIVNHMIFVMMAAHDTSTIALSMMTYFLGKHPEWQQRLREESLALDKPTIDYDDVDKLPSMELAFKETLRLNAPVGMLFRMAIEDTEVCGHYIPKGTLLGIHPWATMLRKEWWPNPTHFDPERFSPERREDKVHRFAWAPFGGGAHKCIGLYFGGMEVKSILHQMLQRFEWDVPAGYRPELTYGTGPTPADGLPINLRHRKI